One genomic segment of Pseudonocardia sp. T1-2H includes these proteins:
- a CDS encoding amphi-Trp domain-containing protein: MSDVEIKRTESLSREEAAERLSALAAALSEGGHVEVRLGASTVKLHVPDHVQCEVEVEVDGDDVELEVELTWSTAPVSQPASVPPPQSAPRQAGRTRSAKRDAGN, encoded by the coding sequence ATGTCGGACGTCGAGATCAAGCGAACCGAGTCACTCTCCCGCGAAGAGGCAGCGGAACGGTTGTCCGCACTCGCCGCCGCGCTCTCCGAAGGCGGTCACGTCGAGGTCAGGCTGGGGGCCAGCACCGTGAAACTCCACGTTCCCGACCACGTGCAGTGCGAGGTCGAGGTGGAGGTCGACGGTGACGATGTCGAGCTCGAGGTGGAGCTCACCTGGTCGACCGCTCCGGTGTCGCAACCAGCCTCGGTGCCCCCACCGCAGTCCGCTCCGCGGCAGGCTGGTCGCACCCGGTCTGCAAAGCGTGACGCCGGGAACTGA
- a CDS encoding diacylglycerol/lipid kinase family protein: MNAPDGSPGAGLAPPPPSTARRLAAGGALLTLLAAAAVAVSTFLRDPLVLILVVLLIVITVVAAWTALVNHGGRRLAASVAAVVALATAVALLFAGSMLRIVAVVALVLVATAAARVAIGHDLAHGSAGARSVGRARQGVLIMNPWSGGGKVERFGLEQEARQRGVEPVVLRRGDDLQALAEQAVAKGADVIGMAGGDGSQALVADIARRHDVAFVCVPAGTRNHFALDLGLDRADVTAALDAYDSAVERRIDLALLGDRVFVNNASLGAYATVVQSDAYRDAKLATAAQLLPQLLGPEAERLDLRFTRADGEAGGHADVLLVSNGVYRLDSLNGFGTRERMDTGVLGVVTVTVDRARDMPSLLSAEASGHIERFHGYRAWTTPEFEVDSADPLVDVGVDGEALQLAPPLRFRSLPGALRVRTPVNAPGVAPAAVAPAGFQDAVTALLRVLGGQPAR; this comes from the coding sequence ATGAACGCACCGGACGGGTCCCCTGGCGCGGGACTCGCGCCCCCACCGCCCTCGACCGCTCGACGCCTGGCCGCCGGAGGCGCGCTGCTCACCCTCCTGGCGGCGGCCGCGGTCGCGGTGTCGACCTTCCTGCGGGATCCGCTGGTACTGATCCTGGTGGTGCTGCTCATCGTCATCACCGTGGTCGCCGCGTGGACGGCGTTGGTGAACCACGGCGGCCGCCGGCTGGCCGCGAGCGTGGCGGCGGTCGTCGCGCTGGCGACAGCGGTGGCGCTGCTGTTCGCCGGCTCGATGCTGCGGATCGTCGCCGTCGTCGCGCTCGTCCTGGTGGCCACGGCGGCGGCCCGGGTGGCGATCGGCCACGACCTCGCGCACGGCTCGGCCGGGGCCCGGTCCGTGGGGCGCGCCCGGCAGGGCGTCCTGATCATGAACCCGTGGTCCGGCGGCGGGAAGGTCGAGCGGTTCGGCCTGGAGCAGGAGGCGCGGCAACGCGGCGTGGAGCCGGTGGTGCTGCGGCGCGGGGACGACCTGCAGGCGCTCGCCGAGCAGGCCGTCGCGAAGGGCGCGGACGTGATCGGGATGGCCGGGGGCGACGGCTCGCAGGCTCTCGTCGCGGACATCGCCCGCCGGCACGACGTCGCGTTCGTCTGCGTTCCGGCCGGTACCCGCAACCACTTCGCCCTCGACCTCGGGCTGGACCGCGCCGACGTCACGGCCGCTCTGGACGCCTACGACAGCGCGGTCGAGCGCCGCATCGACCTGGCCCTGCTCGGGGACCGGGTGTTCGTCAACAACGCCTCGCTCGGCGCGTACGCCACCGTCGTCCAGTCCGACGCGTACCGCGACGCGAAGCTCGCGACCGCCGCCCAGCTACTCCCCCAGCTGCTGGGCCCGGAAGCCGAGCGCCTCGACCTGCGCTTCACCCGTGCCGACGGCGAAGCCGGGGGCCACGCCGACGTCCTGCTCGTCTCCAACGGCGTCTACCGTCTGGACAGCCTCAACGGGTTCGGCACCCGGGAGCGCATGGACACCGGCGTCCTCGGCGTCGTCACGGTGACGGTGGACCGCGCGCGGGACATGCCGAGCCTGCTCTCCGCGGAGGCCAGCGGGCACATCGAGCGCTTCCACGGCTACCGGGCGTGGACGACCCCGGAGTTCGAGGTCGACTCGGCGGACCCGCTGGTGGACGTCGGAGTCGACGGCGAGGCGCTGCAGCTGGCCCCGCCGCTGCGGTTCCGCTCGCTACCGGGCGCGCTGCGCGTCCGGACCCCGGTGAACGCGCCCGGCGTCGCTCCCGCCGCTGTGGCACCCGCCGGGTTCCAGGACGCCGTCACCGCCCTGCTCCGCGTCCTCGGCGGACAGCCGGCGCGGTGA